In the genome of Blastopirellula retiformator, the window AATTAGCCGATATTCTGTGCTACGGATTAGCGCTGGCGAATGAGCTGAATATCGACGTTGCCGCCGCCATGAACGACAAAATGCGGAAGAACATCCGCAAATACCCCAAAGACGAGTATCAAGGGCGGTATGGCAAGGATGATCCTGGCCAAATGAAATAGTCACAAACGGCTTCACGATTTGCCCGGGAGTTGCCGGTTGTTTCAGATCGGATTAGGCTAATAGATTGGACGCCGCTTACCTCTCGCCCCCGGCGTCGTCGCCCCCCGCAAGCCCGTATTCTTTCGTTCCTTACTCCAAGGTCGATCGTCGTGAAGTTATTTGCCCCGATTGTTGCGCTGGCGCTGTCATCGCTGGCTTTCGTTTCCTCCTCCCACGCCGAAAACGACGTTCCCGAACCGGAAACGCCGCAAGTGGCGCCCGACTCCGACGAGGGGAAGAACGCGATGTCGGGCTTCCAGATGCCGGAAGGGTTCCAGATCGAGCTGTTCGCCGCTGAGCCGCGGATCGCCAACCCGGTCGCCTTTTGCTTTGATCCGACTGGTCGGGTTTTTGTCGCCGAGACCTTCCGCCAAGGGAAAGGGGTCGAAGACAACCGCGGCCACAACTATTGGCTTCAAGATGACCTCGCGGCGCAGTCGGTCGAAGATCGCCGGGCCTACATCCTGAAGCATCATCCCGAAGCGAAGGACGACTACACCAAGCATGACGATCGCATTCGCTTGATCGAAGATCGCGACGGCGATCACAAGGCCGATCATGACTCGGTCTTCGCCGACCACTTCAACGACATCGTCGAAGGTACCGGCGCCGGCGTGATCTGGCTCGATGGCGACCTGTTCTACACCAACATTCCGAATCTCTGGAAGCTGCGCGATACCGACAACGTTGGGATCGCCGACCAGCGAAAAGCGCTGCACACCGGCTATGGCGTTCGGTTTGCGTTCCGCGGCCATGACATGCATGGTCTGGCGATCGGCAACGACGGCAAAATCTACTACAGCATCGGCGACCGTGGCTACAATGTCCGTAGCGAAGGGGGCGTGCTGAAGGATCCGGCCAGCGGCGCCGTCTTCCGCTGTAATCCAGACGGCACCGAACTCGAAGTTTTCTACACCGGCCTCCGCAATCCGCAAGAGTTGGCGTTTGACGATTACGGCAACCTGTTTACCGGCGATAACAACTCCGACAGCGGCGACCAGGCCCGTTGGGTTTATCTGGTCGAAGATGGCAACAGCGGTTGGAACATGGCCTACCAATATCTCAGCGATCGCGGTCCTTGGAATCGCGAGAAGCTATGGCATCCGTTCCACGAAGGTCAGGCCGCCTATCTGACCCCGCCGATTCGCAACTTTGCCGATGGACCGAGCGGTTTGGCTTACTATCCCGGCGTCGGCTTGGGCGAGAAATACCGCGGGACGTTTTTCCTGTGCGACTTCCGCGGCGGTCCGGCCAACAGCGGCGTTCGCAGTTTCAAGATGAAGCCCAATGGCGCGACCTATGAAATGGTGGAAGACGAAAAGCCGTTCTGGCGGATCCTGGCGACCGACGTTGATTTCGGCCCCGATGGCGCGATCTACATCAGCGACTGGGTCGATGGTTGGGACGGTCTGAACAAAGGTCGGCTCTATCGCTTCTTCGATCCGAAGGAAATCGATCAGCCGATCGTCAAAGAGATGCAGAAGTTGCTTGCCGCGGGCTTTGGCGATAGGCAGAACGACGAACTTGCGAAACTGCTGGCCCATCCTGATCGTCGCGTTCGCCAGGGCGCCCAGTTTGAGTTGGCCAAACGCGACGCTTTGGACGTCTTCAATCAGGTCGCTTCCAGCAGCGACGATCAATTGGCCCGCTTACATGCGATCTGGGGAATCGGGCAAATTGCGGACAAGCTTCGCGATGTTCGCGAACGTGGCGAGCCGGCCAAGCTGCTCAGCGAAACGCTGGTAAAAGACGCCGATCCAGAAATTCGCGCTCAAGCCGCCAAGGTGTTGGGCGATTTGCAACTGCCAGAGTCGCTGGTCCCGCTGCTCGACGACGACAACGCCCGGGTGAAATACTTCGCCCTGGTCGGAATCGGCAAGGGAGATCACTTTGGCGATACCCGTCAGATGTATGATCGTATCGTCGAAATTCTCGCCGAGAACGACGATCAAGATCCGGTGCTGCGGCACGGCGCCGTGATGGCGTTGGTCGGCGGTCGCAACGTTCAACAGATCGGCGACTTGTCAAAGCATGATTCGGTCGCGGTGCGTCGGGCCGCGGTGGTGGCGCTGCGACGACTGGAGAGCCCGTCGATTGTTCGCTTTTTGGGCGACGGCAACGAGTCGGTCGTGCTGGAGGCGGCTCGAGCGATTCATGATCTGCCGATCCAGACGGCGATGCCGCAGTTGGCAGGGCTGATCACCCGCGGTTTGCAAGACGACGCGCTACTGCGTCGCGTGCTGAACGCCAACTTCCGCTTAGGAGACGCCGAGTCGGCCGCCGCGCTGGCCGCCTATGCCGCTGACCCGAATGCCCCGGAAGCGATGCGGGGCGAAGCGCTGGCGATGCTGGAAAACTGGGAAGAGCCGTCGCCCCTGGACCGAGTGCTCAACTTCTATCGTCCGCTCGAAAAGCGAGATGTGGAAGTCGCCAAGGTCGCTCTGGTGACGCAGTTGCCAGGCCTGCTGGCGAGCAGCGAAGAGATTCGTAATCGTTCAGCCAAGCTGGCCGCGAAGTTCGGCATTAAGGAAGTGGCGCCCGTCTTGGTCGCGCTGATCACCGATGACAAACAATCGCCGCAAACGCGGGCCGACGCGCTGGTCGCGGCGGTGGCGCTCGATTCGAGCGAAAAGCAGATCGTCCTTGACGCCCTGACGTCCGACGTGCCGGAAGTTCGAGCCGCTGCTCGTTCGCTGCTCGTGACCGTTG includes:
- a CDS encoding PVC-type heme-binding CxxCH protein; translated protein: MKLFAPIVALALSSLAFVSSSHAENDVPEPETPQVAPDSDEGKNAMSGFQMPEGFQIELFAAEPRIANPVAFCFDPTGRVFVAETFRQGKGVEDNRGHNYWLQDDLAAQSVEDRRAYILKHHPEAKDDYTKHDDRIRLIEDRDGDHKADHDSVFADHFNDIVEGTGAGVIWLDGDLFYTNIPNLWKLRDTDNVGIADQRKALHTGYGVRFAFRGHDMHGLAIGNDGKIYYSIGDRGYNVRSEGGVLKDPASGAVFRCNPDGTELEVFYTGLRNPQELAFDDYGNLFTGDNNSDSGDQARWVYLVEDGNSGWNMAYQYLSDRGPWNREKLWHPFHEGQAAYLTPPIRNFADGPSGLAYYPGVGLGEKYRGTFFLCDFRGGPANSGVRSFKMKPNGATYEMVEDEKPFWRILATDVDFGPDGAIYISDWVDGWDGLNKGRLYRFFDPKEIDQPIVKEMQKLLAAGFGDRQNDELAKLLAHPDRRVRQGAQFELAKRDALDVFNQVASSSDDQLARLHAIWGIGQIADKLRDVRERGEPAKLLSETLVKDADPEIRAQAAKVLGDLQLPESLVPLLDDDNARVKYFALVGIGKGDHFGDTRQMYDRIVEILAENDDQDPVLRHGAVMALVGGRNVQQIGDLSKHDSVAVRRAAVVALRRLESPSIVRFLGDGNESVVLEAARAIHDLPIQTAMPQLAGLITRGLQDDALLRRVLNANFRLGDAESAAALAAYAADPNAPEAMRGEALAMLENWEEPSPLDRVLNFYRPLEKRDVEVAKVALVTQLPGLLASSEEIRNRSAKLAAKFGIKEVAPVLVALITDDKQSPQTRADALVAAVALDSSEKQIVLDALTSDVPEVRAAARSLLVTVAPEQAIAKLAEGAKADSVVERQQALAALAEAKLDGASEAIADRLTALLAGEVPVDSQLDVILAGEAMRDDKAVGELLGKYEASLDPDDPLTVYRSALAGGDVEKGRKIFFEKTEVSCVRCHRAQGVGGRVGPELDKIGIEQKPEYLLEAVVLPNAKIAKGFQSVMVLTFDGQTLSGVLKEENDDTLSIVNAEGNLLTIPQDDIDARKAANSPMPEDIYKHLSRQEIRDLVAFLSSLKGAAGGGGHE